One Zingiber officinale cultivar Zhangliang chromosome 10B, Zo_v1.1, whole genome shotgun sequence genomic window, TTAAAAAGCCTCCATtactgaaaaatatataatatattgcAGGTTGCAAATGGCCGAACTTCTTCCGTGTCCCAACCCATCAAGCCCACCGTTCTCATTAGAATTGCCTCGGTTCgtttaattattttttgtttaATCCTATCAAGGCTGATTGATTTGCTTCGATTAGATAACTCTCACTTCATTAGAATTGCACTAGTTTTCGAGCAACAAGACAAATGACAACCATATTCATGTGTATATATTCATGTAACAAAAGTGTCTTTAGAATTAAAGTACAATTCCGCCACTGTGCTACTGGAAGTGTTATCCACCCAACTCATCGACCAAACTTAATTAAACACTTTTAACTCATGCAAATGCAATGCCACTCACTAGTTTCTTTCTCTCAAAACTATATATCTATTTCAGCTACACACTGTGGACCTAGCAACAAAGAAAGCAGCCTGCTCGAGTGCTGAAACACGACATGTTCTACAGACAGGACTCCACCTTAATTAACAAGGTTTTCACGATCGAAGACGCATATGAAAGAATTAATCGCGCGCTAATTCTGAGCACCAGAGTTGTAGTTTTTAATTAGCAAATTGAATTGTGAATTTGAATTCTGAGAATATTAATTGATAGAGGTGATGAGAATTGAGAGCTTTATTGTTCTTCATGCACGTTTCTTAGGATCGATCTAGCTTCCGTTCATCGGCCGCCGACGAGGCTGTTGACGAGCGCTAAGGCATTGCTGGTGTACTGCTTCACCCTCCTCACCCGGCTGCATATATCGGTCTTGACGTCGACGCCGGAACCGGCGCCATATGCGGACGCGGCGGCCGCTTCGCGGAACCCGTCAGAGCAGGACTCCTCGTTGGTGAGGGCGGCGCTCATCCACGTCTGCGCATTGGACACCCGCCACGCCACCTCCATCCCCACCAACTCCTCCACGCCGCGGAGCTCGTCGTAGGTCTGGCACACCTGGTCGGCGGCGTCGCCCAGCTGCTCGGAGCAGTCGCGCAGCGCCGCGGCCGCGCGGCCGCGGACGGCGCCGGCGCGGCGGAGGGCGGAGACGTGGGCGCGGAGGCCGCGGAGGCGGGCGAGGGTGACGTTGGCGGCGACGCGGGCGAGTTCGGGGGAGCTTCCGCCGACGGCGGCCGCGTAGGAGGAGAGGGAGGAGAAGCAGAGGTCCGGGTAGCGAGTGAGGTTGCAGCGCGAGCGGATGAACAGGGTGGCGCGGTCGTGGGAAGGGCTCGTCGGAGGAAAGGCCGGCGGCGGAGCGCAGGAGGCGAGTGAGAGGAAAAGGAAGGCGAAAAAGAAGAGGATGGTGGTGGGAGGCATCGTGGCCTTTACTGGCGTGACAGGAGAAGACAAGGGCGGGTTTTGTGGAGGAGTGAGTGGAGCAAAGGGAGTCAGGGGGATTTAAAGAGGAGGATGCGGCTGGGATTGGACGACGAGCGACTTGAAACAAATAATGATAATGAGACGGTTACGCTAGCCACGATTTATCATGCCGAAATTACGCAACTACCCATCCCCTCgattttttcctatttttcagAAGAAGAACCAAAACTTGTAATttgccaaaaataaaaataaaaatgaaatgaaatgaaatctCACGATGAATTGATATCTGTATACATATTTATTGCTTATCTTGATGACGTCATCTATCCCCGGCGAGGAAAATTGACGCTTACCGTAAAAATTAACTGTGATACAATCTCGGGTCTCAATTCAGCTTAGCGGAATTAAGTTTtatgttatttaaatttatttggtaGAGTATTTGAGTCGGGGTTAAAATCAATCAAACTGTTAAagatttatttgaatttggtttatTTGTGTGTGTTTTAACTAAtgaatttataattaagtttGTTTTTAAATGTAACCGTAAGTTACCATTGtctgaatttatttaatttaatatatttattacaaattatattatttaaattaattattatttgaataaTCACTAATAAtataattgagaaaaaaaaaaaactaaaaagaagGAAAGATAAGGACGATGGAGATGGAGTGAGGATGAGCACGAAGCAATATGGTTCCCGAAGAAAGGGGATGAAGGGTATTGACCTACTAATCGTTAGGTGTGCAAAATGATAAGGTGCAATCAATGACACCATTAATTTCGTAGTCTGATTCCAAGATTTCGTCTATCTCTAGGTTTATGCTAATTAATCTACTGGATCATGGCtagatttaatttaaatataaaatttaatcagtattttaaaattaacaaatttcaacttatttttaatattatatatatatatatatgaaaaaataGATATTACTCCTTTACTATAAATATCGTCGGTTctgataaaatataaaaataaataaatcataaaaaatattttatcttaataTAATAGTACTTTATACGGTAAAAATTGATCCAACGAATAATTTTACACTCGGTCAGATGGACTCTACGTCCATATGTTAGACCTTTTGTTTTTTTATGTTGCTTATGAAAGATGAAATGAACAGATAAGGCCCTTTTTGCCAATATCAATCAAATTCACCTAATTGAAGAGAGTAGTAATGATAGGAACACTAACTTAATTAggtaaaagattaaaaaaaaagacatgtaagttattaagtcaatttatttcaattaaaaagaGGTATGACTACTTTTTCATTATAATCATAGATGCTTAGTAGATAATAAGTGATATTTATGCACATAGTGGTCAATATATTTTTAATCATATCTGATGGGATCCGGGTTATTTCTCAAGCACCGGAAGTGAGCAGCTAGCACAATCAAAGGACCGGATTCTTGACAAGAAAAGTGAGTTATGAGTTTGCAGAAGAAGTCCTTGCAAGTCGGAAGACTAGATGcgaggcaagagaagtccaaggagatTGAAGACCGAATTCTTGACAAGAGATGCCTTTATGGGTCAGAAGACCGTATGTAAGGTAAGAGAAGTTTAAGAAAGTCGAGAACCGGATTCTTGGCATGAAGACCAGAAGATGAGAAATCTCCAATCACAAAGTCCAGGGAACAAGGTGTTCATCTAGCATGAGGCACCTGAAATGATTTGAGTTTAGCTATAAATTGAATTATTAACTAAAATGTGTATCAAtcaattgactgatcgattggaaagaTAGCAATCGATTGAGAAGCACCTTCATGAGAACAGTGTAATGACAATAATagaaataatctctaattgattttaattgggatttattatatttggtacACAATTAAAATCAACATGaatcaaatagtaaaaataatatttctaaatatattctattactatgtttataattattatgattgtatgccTTATTTAATCTTTTCATTATTGTTTTGGACAATCTGTATAAATAAGCTATTGACTTTAGTTATAAGATTATCAAAAAGCTTtatattatttctctcctctacTTATTAATTTCTACACAGTATCAGAGCCATGATCCcttccttttctttatctttcctcAAAATTTAGCTTCTTCCTTCTTTATTCTTTAATTCCTCTTCCAGCACCTCAATTCTAGCACCAGATTTCTATAACATTAGTCAGCAACAACATGAACATCTTGGAGCATAACAACAACTTAAAGCAACTCAAAGATCAACGTGCTCCATCAACATCTTGTAGTCTCATCGCCAATGTCCTTTCTTACCAGTATTGTGCGGCAACCTCAGGAACTTCGACAActacagtaaaaaaaaaaatttccctcTACTAGTTTGGTTTTctactttgttttttttcctcctcCATTTGGCCTTTTctgaaaaaaaagaagagaaaaaaaattgagagagaaaaaaaaacagaaaaaaatcgagaaaaaaagttgaaaaaaaacttgaaaaaaaatcaagaaagaaatagaaaaaaaagtgaaagaaaaaaaatagagagaaagaaaaacaaaaaaaaaaagagagagaaaatgtctTCTCTAGAGTCCACTCAAATCTCTTCATCATCACAAAATATCTCTTTTTCAATTCGTATAGTTCCTCCTTTCTCTGTTAGACCTATGGAAATTGCAATTTCTTCCTTTactttatgttcatgatttacttGGTCATGTTGATGGTAGTTTATCCCCACCTCAAAAAGATGATTCATCCTATACTATTTGGTTTAAGAAGGATCAACTTGTcttgacttggtttctttcatCAATTACTGAGTCTATACTTCCTATGCTCGTTGGGCTCAACACATCGCGTCAGGTTTGGGAAGCTCTTGATCATTCTTTTGCATCTCACTCTCAAGCACGAGTTCTCCAACTTCGTCTACAATTATAGTCTGTATAATGAGATGATGCCTCCATCAATGACTATATGCAATCAGTCAAGACCATTGCCAACAACCTTGCTGCAATTGAACATCCAGTCTCTGATCCAAAACTATTAATGCATGTTCTTGCAAGTTTAGGTCCTCAATATGATAGCTTTGTGCCTAGCGTGACAACTCGCATGGATCAAGTGTCACTTGAAACGCTTCATGGTATGTTATCCTCTCATAAGAGGCTTCTACAAATACAATCTCAAAGGATGTCAGATTCTCTGTCTTTATCGGCACACATGCTTAGCAAGGCTCCACAACCTGCTCAACATAATCCTCCTCCTCCCCAATATGGTCAACAAAATCAGTTTAGAGGTTTTCGAGGTCGGGGTGGAAGTCGAGGTAGAGGTCGAGGTTGAGGACGCTATCAAATTTGCTTTAATTATGATCATTAtgctcaaaattattataaaagatATTATTCAAATTTTCGAGGAGGACCTGTATCATCAAGTCGACCCTCTCCCTCATCTTGACAATCTAGGACTCAATCATCTAATTCTGGAGCATTTTCACTCTCCATCCCTCCTAATACAACGACATCAGTTCCTGAAACCCCAAGATGGCATCCAGATTCTGAAGCTACTCATCATGTTACACCGGAGTATAATATTCTTACAGAAACTTCACCTTATCATGGACCCGACATGCTACAAATAGGCAATGGCTCAAGTTTGCAAATTGCTCACATTGGGAACACTTCCTTTCATTCTTATGGTCgtacttttcacatgcgcaacactcttcatgttccttctattacttaaaatttattttctgtccgtcagtttgctcttgataataatgtattttttgaatttcaccctaatcattgtcttgtgaaggatcctACGATAGGAACTATTCTACTCCAAGGGGACACTAAAAACattctttatcatcttcaactCACCTCTCTCAAAACCTTTGTTGGAGAACGCACGAATAAATTCTCGTGGCATGCACATCTTGGTCATCCGTCTCTACGTCTTGTTTAGAATATTATTAATCGTTTTGGTTTACCAACTTCTTTAGCGTCATCATTTCATTTATGTGAAACTTGTATGAAAGCGAAATCTCATAAACTACCTTTTGTTTCCTCTACTCGCAACTatagttttcctttagaaattattcacttTGATGTATGGGATCCTGCTCCTATTTTTTCTAATCAGtgttttctttattatgttatttttattgataactttagcaagttcacttggattttttctatgaaaagaaaatctgatctctttgatattttttgtcaATTTCAAAAGTACGTTGAGAGATATTTTGATCGTAAAATGCTCtcccttcattctgattggggaggagAGTATCAAGCGCTTCATCGTCATCTTACTTCTTCCGGCATCctccatcgagtctcttgtccccatactcctgaacaaaatggatccACTGAAAGAAAACAATGTCATGTGGTTGAAACTGtcttagctcttcttaatcatgcctcagttccacttaaattttgggatgatgcTATCCAAATCGTGGTCTACCTTATCAATCGTTTACCCACTACACTACTTCAAAATAAGTGTCCTTTGGAAATACTTTATAATTATTCTCCAGATTACTCCTTCCTCCATatctttggttgcgcatgttatccttagctacgaccttactctaaacacaagttaaaccctcgctctcaacaatgtgttttccttggttatagtaatttgtaTCATGGGTATCGTTGCCTCTATGTTTCGACCGGACGGATATATATTTcttgacatgttacttttgatgaatctctttTTTCGTTTGCAGTTGCTACCTCAGATCCTCTTTCAGATAATCGAGGCATATTTCTAATATCACCAAGTAATATACTAGAATCCCCACATATTGCTCAATTTGGACATATTGAAAGAATAAGGGGGGATGGTATCTTGGGTCCTGCTCCATCTCCATAAATTCCTGAAGACTCAGCGgctagtggtgatccactctctagttTTGATTCTCATACTCCATCTCCACAAATTCCTATGGATTCGATGACTAGTGGAGATCCACTCTCTAGTTCTTATTCTCGTCCGTCTGACCACTCATCTCAGagtagctctgatgatgataTTCCTCGGCGGATGCTTCCTCTAAGCGATATTTATGCACAATGTCAACCAGTTTTCACTCGTTATCCTCTTCCACATGCTCTTCTTGCTTCTTTAAATTTTGTTGAACTTTCTACTTTTACATAGGCAAGCAAAGATCCAAATTGGTGTGCTATgatggctacagaatttgatacTCTTCTTCGTAATGCAACCTAGAGCTTAGTTCCTCGTACCCCATCCATGAATATTGTGGGTTCTAAATGGGTTTACTAAATTAAGTATCGTGCAGATAGTTCTATTGAATATTACAAAGCTCACCTTATTGCTAAAGGTTTTAATCAACAGtcaggtattgactttaatgatacTTTTAGTCTAGTCATCAAAAGTACAACTATCCGACTGCTATTATCTATAGCTGTAAGCTCTAATTGGCCAATACGCTAATTAAATGTTTCCAATGCTTTCCTTCATAGACACCTTGAAGAAACTGTTTATATGGAGAAACCTCTTGGATTCATCCACCCGCAACTTTCAACACTTGTGTCAACTTcaaaagtctatatatggtcttcgacaagcacctCATGCATGGTTTCATCATCAATCTACCTGGCTTCATACTCAGGGATTTTCTGGCTCAAAAATAAACTCTTCCCTATTTTACaaatgtaatgaggaattttcaatatttgttctgatttatgtggatgatattgttggtgcaggaagcattcgACAATCGAACCCCGAGTTtttataatggcaaagggttcaaagttaagattatttgctgtctaacgtacttgaataagtgttttaggaaagtcctaactgtggttaggcaagtgaaaatcctaaggggtggtaaccttaggtcctaaggggtggtaaccctaggtaaaggaaaacactagggggtggtaaccctaggtggaggaaaaccctaaggggtgacaaccttaggtcctagggggtggtaaccctaggtggaggaaaatcctaagggtaaggggggggggggtaactttaggtcctagggggtggtaaccctagatggagaaaaaccccagggggcagtaaccctaggtcctaggggtggtaaccctaggcagaaaaagtccagtcaatctagaGGATGGttctgacatcaggtaatctctcctgaggggagtaggtgaggacgcgttccccagaagagggaatagtagccatcggttcgacctagggtttccggtcgaaaatttgaagtcagaaccagacagttcagagactgtcaaatactgCTTTTACTATATTTTACGTGTGTTAACtttatcttgcagggtatgtatgtgttttgtgaactaactgtcggttgctactcgaaaaacctaatagttctactgtacaaaaattttgtacaaaggtctgaaccttttcctagctaccatgtgttcttttaaattaaacttggatcgcctgcggaacttaacacgtttgatcctaagtttaatttatttgttcttttaggtttagacttggatctcctgcggaacttaacacgttcgatccaaatcacctaggtcacgaagaaaattaaatatctatttccaaaatcgacttccagtactgcatggcgaggcacatgaccttcttggatatgggagcaaccaccaccgactagacaaagccttttaaggaaattaaatatttaaccttctcatagtaaccctaggttaacctctaagaacaatcaaatcacaaggaaaagaaaaaaacaaaagaacacaatttcaaaaactaattcgaaaaaactagaatcgcatgcctcttgtatttggtatttttacatggagataaaactaacatgatgcggaaaacaatattagttatacctttcttagtaaataatgacctcttgatcttctaccgtattcctcttctaatctcggacgttgtgtgggcaacgatcgtccgagacgaggaccacctagcaccttcttctcattccttcaagtttcggccaagtacaaagcttccaaaggatgaagatctttttccaccaaccaagctccaagggatgcaagctttctctcattcttctccaagctaaaatccagccaccacttgatctccaagaaggatgagaggttcggccacaccaaggagagaagagaacttgaaggggccggccacaccaaggaagaaaagagggagaaaatagaatagaggttgttcccacAAAGGCACCCAaactccctcttttataatcctttagcctgggcaaataaggaaaatttaataaaaacttcaaactctattgccattgaaaaggaaaattttaattaattaaaattaaaatccttttcttagtgtatatggccggccacatcaaataagcaaacaaggaaatttttcgctagaaaaattaaagcttcctaatttgcttttggagaaattttaaaataaaatttctctttaataatcccttcatgattgatgctataaaagaaaatttttataatttaaaatttaacttttcaacatgtggatgataaataagtaaagtttttaccaaaattaaaatcatccttttaatctacaaataaggaaagagatttaactcttctcttaatcttttgtagaatcttataaaaggaaatattttaatttttaaactttcttttaaatcatgtattccacataaaaaattttaaaattaaaattccttttgtatttttaatggtcggccacctagacttgggttcaagctagggccgaccacccatggaccaaggcttggctggccctagcttggtccctTGGCtgacccctataacatgggtatgaaggtgggtataggtgggtatagtactctataactaagaggctatgatagggaccgagaggaggaattggttttggtctcccgataaaattaagcatcccgtgtttgccccgaacacacaacttaattttatcaataataattcattccactagagaactattattgaactaccgcaccaatcccaaattacatttttgggctccttcttattatgagtgtgttagtctccctatgtttacgatgtcgaatgtccactaattaagtgagttactgacaactcatttaattaatatcttggtccaagagtagtaccactcaaccttatcatcatgtcggactaagtccacctgcagggtttaacatgacaatccttatgagctcctcttggagacattatcaacctagatcactaggacacaatttccttctataatcaacaacacacactataagtgatatcatttcctaacttatcgggcttattgatttatcaaactaaatctcactcattgataaattaaagaaataaatatcaaatatatgtgcttgttattatattaggattaagagcacacacttccataataactgaggtctttattcctttataaagtcagtataaaagaaacgacctctgatggtcctactcaatacactctaagtatactagtgtaattgtatagttaagataaagtaatacctaattacactatgaccttccaatgatttgttcctttccatcttggtcgtgagctactgcttataatttataaggtactgataacattatcttctgtatgtgacaccacatactatgttatctacaatataaattaattgaacaactacaaataaatgtagataatttgaccaaatgtgattctttattcaaaataaatgtctacaaaagcttaggctttcagtatacactctaacactaacaTGCATtgcagggacaaatgagcaaggccagtctcggatgaacaatgtccgaggtgcctccatggagcttggaggtgcctcgggtgcaaggtagAATCAGGCTGCGCAacaagcttggaggcacctcagacggaGCTTGAGGCGTCTTGGAccagggcttggaggcgccttggagtggccatggaggcacctcaagcAGGATAAAAGATGAACTTTTCATCACTAAttcacgcggctgactcggcgtgttggaggcgccttggatggtgtttgaggcgccttcagcactgtttaaaagaggTGTTCGAGTAACAGGTTAAATCAACATATTCCAAGCTACTCTTGTgcaacaagctgctctagaaacgttCCGACAAagctgcgacttgacaccgacgacccggagctccgaatcttcaatTTTTCTATTGTCATTGGTAAATCTAAGTTATTTTTAATTGTACTCACAGTTGTAACATTTTTATGatattataagtgttgcccaacgtaaatgctcgacgagcgtgggccttggagtaggagtcgccacaggttctgaactaagtaaataacttgtgtttgtgtgttatttttttattatttccgctgcatctACTCGAACGTTTTCTGATTACGAAATCgatagtgaaagccacgagtgctattcaccccctccctctagcgcatctcgatccaacaattagtatcagagcggggtagcgttaatctagtgcaaccaccaatcacgcatttCTTTCGTGGTGTTTTCTATTTTTTGGAGTCGATTGGAATTAGCATAATTACTATTTTCTGATCAAGTTCTTTTCGTTATCGAATTCTTTTCTCGAattcggtgcaacaccactcgagaacgtAATTTACCCTTATTTTCATACTGTACTACTAATCCAGAATCAAGTCCTGGgatattcctttttatttttctctgtGTCAGATCTAAATGGCCAAACAAGAAAGTTATAGCACTGTCCGTccctcgctcttcaccggagaggacttcggATACTAGAAAGGtagaatggagaacttcctgaagatccagttcgagatgtggatgatcatcaagaccggATTTGAACTACCAACTAACGGAGACGGCAAACCAACATCCTGCGAAAACTGGGATCCAGTaacaatcaagaaggtggaagcaaatgccaaAGCAACATGCACCCTCTAGTGCGGATTGACGAAGGAGGAGCTAAAGTgcgtcggcccattctcaagcactaaggagctatgggagaagctaatcg contains:
- the LOC122029952 gene encoding 21 kDa protein-like, which codes for MPPTTILFFFAFLFLSLASCAPPPAFPPTSPSHDRATLFIRSRCNLTRYPDLCFSSLSSYAAAVGGSSPELARVAANVTLARLRGLRAHVSALRRAGAVRGRAAAALRDCSEQLGDAADQVCQTYDELRGVEELVGMEVAWRVSNAQTWMSAALTNEESCSDGFREAAAASAYGAGSGVDVKTDICSRVRRVKQYTSNALALVNSLVGGR